The following is a genomic window from Episyrphus balteatus chromosome 1, idEpiBalt1.1, whole genome shotgun sequence.
TACGGCGTGTTTCCAAGGATTGAATGCCTAATAACAGACACCTCGTTTTATATGATGGCATGTCGACATTCCATTGTAAAATCCGGATTGCTGTTCTAGTGAAGCGTTTCTGTATTCTCTCAATTCTAATAGCATGAGCAGCATACAAAGGATTCCATATAGGAGAGCAGTATTCTAATATTGATCGTACATAACAAAAGTATAGAGATCTTAAAGTAAAAGGATCTGAGAAGTCTTTAGCATTCCTTGAAATAAAACCGAGCATTGAACTGGCCCTAGAAATGATGTAGTCGATATGGTTACAAAACGTGAGTTTTAAATCAAAGACAACAcccaaatcttttttttctgaaacctTGGACAGAGCAAATCTATTTATTTCGTAGGAATACAATATTGGAGACATACCACGGTAAAACATCATACTATGACATTTAGAAACGTTCAAATGTAGATCGTTATTGGTACACCAAGCAACTAAATTATTAAGATCGTTTTGAAGTTTTATACAATCCGCTATAGATTTAACACGTAAGAACAGCTTAAGGTCGTCTGCGTACATTAAACAAAGACTATTACTCAAAACATTTGGAATATCATTTATAAATAAGAGAAAGAGAAGGGGTCCTAAATGACTCCCTTGGGGAACACCGGAAGTTACAACAATTGGGTTCGAGGTGACGTTGTTAATACGAACGTATTGAACTCTACCAGTAAGATATGAATCGAACCAATTTAGTAAGTTAGAGCGAAAGCCTAACTTATGAAGTTTAGCAATTAATATTGAGTGATCGACCCTGTCAAAGGCTTTTGAGAAATCAGTGTATATGACATCACATTGATATCCCTGTTCAAGAACACTCAATACATAATTACTAAAAATCGCCAGATTAGTGGAGGTAGATCTTCCACCAACGAAACCATGTTGCAGAGGCGAGATTatttctttcaatgaaaaaataagcttattgtaaacaattttttcaaatacttttgGGATAACAGATAACTTACAGATAGGACGATAATTAATGACTTCATTTTTTGATCCAGATTTAAAGATTGGGTAGACGTAAGAGCTTTTCCATTGTTTTAAGAAGTAACCTTCATGGAGAGAGCGATTAAAGATAATTTCGAGAGGGGTTGTCAAAGATAAAgcacaattttttataattattggtGCAATACCATCAAATCCCGATTGCTTTTCATCATTTAATTTCAATAGTTCATTTAGTATATCATTTTTCTCTACATATAGTTGACTAACATTGAAAGAATCGGAAGAACACATAAACAGGGGTCTTGTTTGCTGGCATGTTGGTTTAAAGACAGAACGAAAGAAGTCAGCAAAGAAATTACAGATACTAGACAGGTCACTAGAAGTTTGTCCCATATATCGGACTGAATTTGGAATTCCCGtggaactttttttattattaataaatttccaaaatgatttgctattttttttttttactttccatacttaataaataatttttataaagaaatttatttagaaaattaaattcgCGGTTAATTCGGAGGTAATTCATATATAAGGCATTATTATCCCTGGAATCACGGTAGAGTTTAAAAGCTTTGTTTTTTCGATTATTTAGATTAATTAGCTTTTTATTAAACCAGCAAGGCTTGGATTGAGATTTCTTTTGAGTTTTTGGGGTATTCAAATCAATTGCCTCATTTATTAAATTCGTTAATATTGTAAAAGTTTCCTCAATATCAATATtatcaaaaatagaaaaccaaTTCACCCTATTCAAGAAATTAgaaacattaggtgtgttttttattacaaccggtcttaactggacaaaaaaaacgcagtctgggctaagcaatttacatgttaaatacaacaacaccttagccccttgggcttagttgtttagcccggagatttctctgggcttaactttttgaagagctttaaatctgtgctaccaaactaattttttcataaattgtttagaatttgttaaaaaacgtgaaaactcacgtttggaaggacaaaatgtattaaaatagttttgctagcatacatttttgtatctctttgtaaaacatacatgaaaaatacaagaaaatgacgaaagcgaaaaatatgacaactcaaaatttttgttgtgtcggctgttttcggaacattcaatatacagtgctgccaagatttcaggttaagccccgatgcgttttttttgtccagttaagaccggtggtaataaaaaacacacctattattaaaattacatttgtcaTAGTTAAGTATATGGCCAATATCCGATGCTTGCTTTATATAATCAAAGAATTCAAAGCTCATACAAAGTACTACATGATTATCAGTGTTAGGCAATGGGGGTGGAGTGGGACTGTCGATACACACACCTAATTCATTATCAGTAAATACTAAATCAAGATACCGATTAAGatgattttgaaaacaattgatCTGCTTTAGTCCGAATTCAGTTAGAGTATCAACAACCACACTCTCACAGTCACTGCTAACGTTGTAAGGAATTAAGCATTTGTCATCGTTATCAAAAACCCaatttaaaaacggtaaatTAAAATCGCCTAAGATTATAATATgttgattttcttttaaattatttaaaatagataaaCAGTTATCAATATGAGTTTTGTAAACATCAAATGAACTTTTCGGTGGTATATaactaataataagaaaaactaCATGAATATTATCAACATCTAAACGAATAATTAATTGATCAATGTTGATTGAAGAATTTGAAGAAGACGGCAACTCTATTTGCATGCTTAACACAGATGATCGAACTGCAATCAATACACCACCTCCACGAGTCAGTCCAGTTGTATGATAGCAGCGATCATTTCTATAAACATTAAACAACTGATTGTCAAACATTTCTGAGTTGAAATGGTTCTCAGAGAGCCAGGTTTCAGTCAAAGCGAAAATGTCAAATTGTTGTGAAGATGAGAAGAGAAGAATATCACTCATTTTTGTTCGTAATCCACCAACATTGTGATAGAATATAAGCAATTCAGATTTTTTGTGAATCGATGAATAAACGGGGAGGGGTGCAGGTTGACaagattttgtttcaataatgtgtatgatgttgttgttgttatttattATGTTGTTGTTATTGCATTTTGTTGTTTTAGGTTTTTTGGAGTTGGAACAAACAACTTCACACGGACAAATTCAGGCCATATAGTAGGCATCAAGATAGTATTCAACTTGTCTTCTGGTACACTAAGCTTAAAATTAACAAAGGGTAACTCACTCATAACAGCATCTTTTTTGGTTAAtttaaagcatttaaaaaattgattcggGATTTTAGTAATATTGGATATATATTCAACAATTGAGTCTGGTTCAGTATCATTTGAGAAGCTTGATAAATGAACCCACTTGTTATTGAGAATCACATTAAGATCCGAGTTTGTGTTTGTACCATAGATAGGAACATTAGAAATTGGGCCGCGAGAGAGTTTTtcattgttatttttgttaaccCTCGCGAATGATGAATTGTTATTGATGTTTGGAGCGCAGTTTATTAAAAAGTTTGATGCATTATTTGTTTCCGTTTCTTTCTGTTGATCAACACTGTCAGCAACCACTGCGACGCTTTGGTTAGAATTATTTGATGTAGATGGACTAACATTTTCGCGGGGGGCAGTAGTAGGtggaattaaattgttttttgatgGATCAGTTAATGCGGGAGATTTTGAATTTAAGAGAGGCTTTACACTTTGGGGGTTATGAAATAATTCGCGTAAAGAACATATTTCTCTTTTCAATTCACTAACACACTGTGAAAGCTCCGTAAATCGGTTAAAAAAGTTGGAGAGGTTTATAAGAGAACAACTGTCACACTGCCaattaaaattagattttgataaaatatttgattCTTCTGAAGAAATTCCAACACAGTCTTTATGAAAATATTGGCCACAAAACAATCGACACACAATCATTTCAGATCGCTTTAGTTTATCGTTGCACTTGGCACAAGTTTTCGACATTTTTAGGAAATTAATTGAAGTTAGAAATTgagaaagagaacaaaaaaaatcatatggtCATGGGTCTATCATGCAAAGATACGACACATATCCGGGTTTGAATGAGACTACAGATTACATTCCACCTTTAGtagatttcaacaaaaatttctcCATTTTAATACCAGAAAGAGAGGGGTGGGATTCCAATTCGCTTATCAGCGAACAGGGATTCCCCTTCTATACTGACGGTTCAAAAATGGAATCAGGAACAGGAGCTGGGGTGTTCTGCAAACCTCTCAATATTAGAGAATCATATAGACTCCCAGACGATTGCAGTGTGTTTCAAGCTGAAATCTTTGCTATAGAAAAAGCGGCAGAATTGGTTCACAAAGAAAAACTAATCTCCTCAGAGATAATATTCTTTGTGGACAGTCAGGCTGCTATCAAAGCTTTAGCCAGTGAGACGATAAGATCCAAAGCGGTTTTAAACTGCAAAATTCTCAATAGCATTTGCTACACTAACCAAGTAaaactctgctgggttcctggGCATAGCAATATAGAAGGGAATGAAATAGTGGATGAACTAGCTAGGTTAGGGTCAGCGTCAAAAGAGGATAGCAGCACCCAATTAGTAAGGGGACCAGATATCCCTATCGGTGTGCTCAAAAGGAAAATAGACCTAAtgactaaagaaaaaatcaataacaCCTGGAAAACTAGAGACGATTGTATTATCTCTAGAAGTTTATGGCCTAGAATCAACGAAAAAGAAACTCGGTATATTTTATCCCTGAGTAAAAAGAACATTAGAATCTTGATAGGTGTGCTAACGGGTCATTGTGCCATTGGTGCAATGGCTAATAGAATGGGTGTATTTGCACCTGATTTCTGCAGAAGCTGTCAAGATGAAGAGGAAATAGAATCCATTAAACACCTGCTCTGCGATTGTCTAAACCTCCAAACAAACCGACTCCGTTACTTCGGAAAAAGGTTCGTA
Proteins encoded in this region:
- the LOC129905376 gene encoding probable serine/threonine-protein kinase tsuA, whose translation is MSKTCAKCNDKLKRSEMIVCRLFCGQYFHKDCVGISSEESNILSKSNFNWQCDSCSLINLSNFFNRFTELSQCVSELKREICSLRELFHNPQSVKPLLNSKSPALTDPSKNNLIPPTTAPRENVSPSTSNNSNQSVAVVADSVDQQKETETNNASNFLINCAPNINNNSSFARVNKNNNEKLSRGPISNVPIYGTNTNSDLNVILNNKWVHLSSFSNDTEPDSIVEYISNITKIPNQFFKCFKLTKKDAVMSELPFVNFKLSVPEDKLNTILMPTIWPEFVRVKLFVPTPKNLKQQNAITTT
- the LOC129905386 gene encoding uncharacterized protein LOC129905386, whose translation is MQRYDTYPGLNETTDYIPPLVDFNKNFSILIPEREGWDSNSLISEQGFPFYTDGSKMESGTGAGVFCKPLNIRESYRLPDDCSVFQAEIFAIEKAAELVHKEKLISSEIIFFVDSQAAIKALASETIRSKAVLNCKILNSICYTNQVKLCWVPGHSNIEGNEIVDELARLGSASKEDSSTQLVRGPDIPIGVLKRKIDLMTKEKINNTWKTRDDCIISRSLWPRINEKETRYILSLSKKNIRILIGVLTGHCAIGAMANRMGVFAPDFCRSCQDEEEIESIKHLLCDCLNLQTNRLRYFGKRFVGELDDLAQVSMANMRKFIESTGWFVNEPVFVNR